In the Tribolium castaneum strain GA2 chromosome 1, icTriCast1.1, whole genome shotgun sequence genome, one interval contains:
- the LOC657522 gene encoding RNA helicase Mov10l1: protein MSLLKYVLSFFWKTSAPTEAPLPLDEAYNVIAECEEKLPNQTPQNEKEKEEEIGSYEVFRKVGKITQIIDDAFRIDDLYDFKSDIDGLLVGSKISYQLIKSAEGEIKIVDVHVLENDWNVVDTGKKSWHERILICKVVKRDSRVLTLSPGDIIVNLNSICTEFIPIEGDWVELDVKCEIDENVIDLNGKIIEINKLLPLRPQVKLGHVTQWDSKNRSGVVDKNIFFDKDSLYCGYIPVRGDKVIVEIIESNQAACSWRALKVLPDHLHFKENKDTLITKEETCYDTHDSVSITDNISLTFTKLGESKLFAMEIESREEIQLVCIEIPRVNGQCRLSTTIDHYTLKPARPLTIRVECKAKNIGESQELLIFHFETFRIKRWISINVASYRPKNIRESKDVRKEVVSRDKKELIKGQKIRSATRFLPLHMPDFAVPERLFNLITANRNQTSYLKSELERMKPCLATTLNYMNFEDKFHTLLHLDEIHALLEMQNYDQERVCFVKSGEYLLLQIDNLAERRPSVIMGDRVIARSIKDPNSPDFEGYIHKIGKNHVFIKFSQMFHDSYDGEDYSIYIKASRVTYRRKHFAVNLAVRNLGKDWLFPTKIIEKEPQLDFSFDNYVDSLNNESNSSDSSDSKPCHNVRSKKELLEKIRKFNESTEKPLPTRKLEWHNKFLNYYQKEAVRNILLGVCRPLPYIIFGPPGTGKTVTVVETVLQILRLMPHSRILLCAPSNSAADLLALRLIDSGVLKPGDLIRMVAITAIGSIPPRLAPFTATANTEKEGTETSLPVVGPNGLVLGCSSTVLGRHRLTICTCSSAGLLYSMGFSKGHFSHVIVDEAGQTSEPSVLIPLAFLDVSTGQAILAGDPMQLGPVILSHIASEYGLEESFLERMISRFPYMKDSHGFPKTFGYDPRMITKLIYNYRSLPNILKLPSLLFYNDDLIPTISEVDSNEASLLTQLEELLPRDRYGKTASLIFHGVIGENFQTEDSPSWFNPNEASQVFFYINELFRLGVKSSDIGIITPYKAQIKQLLELFKEADFDFPKVGTVEEFQGQEFNVIILSTVRSNKKHVASDLKYTMGFVASPRRLNVAITRAKALLIIIGNPKLLSMDRSWRSVINYCIERGSYIGCPYEN, encoded by the exons ATGTCCTTGTTAAAGTATGTTTTATCGTTTTTCTGGAAGACTTCTGCTCCTACCGAAGCCCCTCTCCCCCTAGATGAGGCCTACAACGTCATTGCGGAATGTGAAGAGAAACTCCCAAATCAAACACCCCAAAATGAGAAAGAAAAGGAGGAGGAAATTGGAAGCTATGAGGTCTTCAGAAAAGTAGGCAAAATcactcaaattattgacgatgcGTTTAGAATAGACGATTTATACGATTTTAAAAGTGATATAGACGGTCTCCTAGTCGGGTCAAAGATTTCGTACCAGTTAATTAAATCTGCCGAGggtgaaattaaaattgtagacGTCCATGTCTTGGAAAACGACTGGAACGTGGTAGATACGGGGAAAAAATCGTGGCATGAGCGTATTTTAATTTGCAAAGTCGTGAAACGGGACAGTCGGGTGCTTACTTTAAGCCCGGGAGACATAATTGTGAATCTTAACAGTATTTGCACTGAATTTATCCCAATAGAGGGTGACTGGGTTGAATTGGACGTAAAGTGTGAAATTGACGAAAATGTGATTGACTTGAACGGGAAAATCATCGAGATCAATAAATTGCTACCTTTGAGACCTCAAGTTAAACTCGGGCATGTGACCCAATGGGATTCTAAAAATAGGTCTGGTGTGgtagataaaaatatttttttcgataagGACTCTCTTTATTGCGGTTACATTCCCGTCAGGGGCGATAAGGTTATCGTCGAGATAATCGAAAGCAATCAAGCGGCTTGCTCGTGGCGAGCTTTAAAAGTTCTCCCAGATCACttacattttaaagaaaataaagatacGCTTATCACAAAAGAAGAAACTTGTTACGATACCCACGACAGTGTCAGTATTACCGATAATATTAGTCTTACTTTCACCAAATTGGGCGAAAGTAAGTTATTTGCCATGGAAATAGAGTCTCGAGAGGAAATACAGTTGGTCTGTATTGAAATCCCTAGAGTGAACGGTCAGTGCCGCCTAAGCACCACCATTGATCACTACACCCTGAAACCAGCTCGTCCTTTAACAATTCGGGTGGAATGCAAAGCTAAAAATATCGGCGAAAGCCAGGAACTCCTAATTTTCCACTTCGAAACATTCAGAATAAAACGTTGGATTAGCATTAACGTGGCCTCCTACAGGCCGAAAAATATTAGAGAAAGTAAGGACGTGAGAAAAGAGGTCGTGTCAAGGGACAAGAAGGAGCTAATCAAGGGACAAAAAATCCGCTCAGCTACCCGTTTTCTACCACTTCATATGCCAGATTTTGCTGTCCCTGAAagacttttcaatttaatCACAGCGAATCGGAACCAAACTAGTTACTTAAAATCGGAGCTTGAAAGAATGAAACCATGCCTTGCCACCACTTTGAACTACATGAATTTTGAGGACAAGTTTCATACTTTGCTTCACTTAGATGAGATCCATGCGCTTTTGGAAATGCAGAATTATGATCAGGAGAGGGTCTGTTTTGTGAAGAGTGGCGAATATTTGCTCCTGCAGATTGATAACTTGGCTGAGAGGAGGCCATCTGTGATAATGGGCGATAGAGTCATTGCGAGGAGTATTAAGGATCCGAATAGTCCGGATTTTGAGGGTTATATCCACAAGATAGGGAAGAATCACGTGTTTATAAAGTTTTCCCAAATGTTTCACGACTCGTACGATGGAGAGGACTACTCCATTTATATAAAGGCATCCAGAGTTACATACAGACGGAAGCACTTTGCTGTTAATTTGGCTGTGAGGAATTTGGGCAAGGATTGGCtatttccaacaaaaattatagagAAGGAGCCTCAATTGGATTTCTCTTTTGATAACTACGTTGATTCTTTAAACAATGAGTCGAACAGTTCAGACTCTTCGGACTCCAAACCTTGTCATAATGTGCGGTCGAAGAAAGAGCTTTTGGAGAAAATTCGAAAGTTCAACGAAAGTACTGAAAAACCTCTCCCAACACGCAAATTGGAATGGCATAACAAATTCCTCAATTATTATCAGAAAGAAGCAGTGAGGAACATACTCCTAGGCGTCTGCCGACCATTGccttacattatttttggtcCTCCGGGTACCGGCAAAACAGTTACTGTGGTAGAGACAGTTTTACAAATTCTGAGGTTGATGCCTCATTCTAGAATTTTATTGTGTGCACCTTCGAATAGTGCGGCTGATTTACTAGCTTTACGTTTGATCGATTCAGGTGTTTTGAAACCTGGAGATTTGATCAGGATGGTTGCAATTACCGCAATAGGTTCTATTCCACCTAGGTTAGCTCCGTTTACTGCTACTGCTAACACAGAAAAGGAAGGAACGGAGACTTCTTTGCCTGTAGTTGGCCCAAATGGTCTTGTATTGG GATGTAGTTCTACAGTATTAGGAAGACACCGACTCACtatttgcacttgttcaagtGCTGGTTTATTATACTCCATGGGTTTTTCTAAAGGACATTTTTCTCATGTTATTGTGGATGAAGCGGGACAGACATCTGAACCCAGTGTTTTGATTCCCTTAGCATTTTTAGACGTTTCAACTGGTCAAGCGATTTTAGCAG GTGATCCAATGCAATTGGGACCCGTAATTTTGTCACATATTGCTTCCGAATATGGCCTTGAGGAGTCATTTTTGGAACGAATGATCTCTCGCTTTCCCTACATGAAGGATTCACACGGTTTCCCGAAGACTTTCGGTTACGATCCGCGAATGATTACCAAACTGATCTACAATTATCGTTCCTTACCTAATATTCTTAAATTACCCAgtcttttgttttataatgATGATCTAATACCAACA ATTTCAGAAGTAGACAGCAATGAAGCGTCACTTTTAACGCAATTGGAAGAACTTTTACCGCGTGATAGATACGGCAAAACTGCATCGTTAATTTTCCATGGAGTGATTGgggaaaattttcaaacggAGGACTCGCCTTCTTGGTTTAACCCAAACGAGGCTTCGCAGGTGTTTTTCTACATCAACGAACTCTTTAGATTAGGAGTGAAGTCGAGTGATATTGGGATCATAACACCGTATAAAGCACAG ATAAAACAACTGTTGGAACTGTTCAAAGAAGCTGATTTTGATTTTCCAAAAGTCGGCACCGTTGAAGAATTTCAGGGGCAAGAATTCAACGTAATTATCCTGTCCACAGTGCGCTCAAACAAAAAACATGTCGCCTCTGATCTCAAATATACCATGGGTTTTGTGGCGAGTCCTCGCAGACTCAATGTTGCCATAACCCGTGCCAAAGCTTTGCTGATTATTATTGGCAAtcccaaattactatcaatGGATAGGAGTTGGCGTTCTGTTATCAATTACTGCATAGAGAGAGGGAGTTATATTGGATGTCCCTatgaaaattaa
- the LOC657443 gene encoding LOW QUALITY PROTEIN: metallophosphoesterase domain-containing protein 1 (The sequence of the model RefSeq protein was modified relative to this genomic sequence to represent the inferred CDS: substituted 1 base at 1 genomic stop codon) translates to MNSKLTVHPLSDKPSAAXKEISKTQKYSQLAINNPSNPIANDSVRIVCMSDTHSENNNIKFEIPKGDILIVAGDFTRTGAPSEVNRFNEWMKSLPHQHKIVICGNHELSFDQTCQYIKGYYRSDIKNVLCDCIYLEDSAVTIYGIKFYGSPWQPEFGGWAFNVPRGEKCLSKWNLIPDDTDVLITHGPPLGYGDKITSKGNIGCVELLSTIQKRVKPKYHVFGHIHEGYGLYTDGTTLFINASTCNRFFVPENLPIVFDYSLPSGQTKENYM, encoded by the exons ATGAACTCCAAACTAACAGTACATCCACTCAGCGATAAGCCCTCAGCAGCTTAGAAAGAGatttcaaaaacacaaaaatactcTCAACTTGCTATCAATAATCCGTCCAATCCTATTGCAAATGACAGTGTTAGAATTGTTTGTATGAGTGATACGCACAGCGAAAATAACaacataaaatttgaaataccaAAGGGCGATATTCTAATAGTAGCTGGCGACTTTACAAGAACTGGGGCACCATCTGAAGTAAATAGATTCAACGAGTGGATGA aatCTTTACCACACCAACAcaaaattgtaatatgtggAAATCACGAACTGTCGTTTGACCAAACGTGCCAGTACATAAAAGGGTATTACAGAAGCgatattaaaaacgttttgtGTGATTGCATCTACTTGGAAGATTCTGCAGTGACTATATAtggtattaaattttacggtTCCCCTTG GCAGCCGGAATTTGGTGGATGGGCTTTTAATGTCCCCCGTGGAGAAAAGTGTCTTTCCAAATGGAATTTAATTCCAGATGATACTGATGTTCTGATTACTCATGGACCACCATTGGGTTATGGCGACAAAATAACATCAAAGGGAAATATTGGTTGTGTGGAGTTATTATCAACAATTCAAAAACGAGTTAAACCCAAATATCATGTTTTTGGCCACATTCACGAAGGATATGGTTTATACACCGATGGAACAACATTATTCATAAATGCTTCAACTTGTAACCGCTTCTTTGTGCCAGAAAATCTCCCTATTGTGTTTGATTATTCCTTACCAAGTGGCcaaacaaaagaaaattacATGTGA
- the LOC657369 gene encoding peptidoglycan-recognition protein LE, whose translation MATQSEDEKKNKVCQNYMKDENFNDSSFNKCGEILEKCNLSDSSSDYLSTLEENNEGNVLNIKSENVCFTNKMIATNNQLQQDFLTIDNILSKGPNQYNNIQIYKSQNVHIGDVTHINGPVYINHLTPTINQNIVINTNTNNDEDYPIVARRTWLAQPPLDPDDVKFFKKPPKFVIICHSASEEAYTQTDNNLLVRLIQQFHVESRKWNDISYNFLVGAEGSVYEGRGWKTVGAHTQGYNSVSIGICFIGCYIQNLPPSVALRKAKELIRYGVKIGAISEDYTLLGHCQCRSTESPGRRLFEEIKSWERWDGKISLENPSPLIE comes from the exons ATGGCTACGCAAAGCGAGGAcgagaagaaaaataaagtttgccaAAACTACATGAAAGACGAAAATTTCAACGACTcatcttttaataaatgtggtgaaattttagaaaagtGTAACTTAAGTGATTCATCTAGCGATTATTTATCAACATTGGAGGAAAACAATGAAGGAAATGTGTTAAACATCAAGAGcgaaaatgtttgttttaccAACAAAATGATAGCTACCAATAAC CAACTGCAGCAAGACTTTTTGACTATAGACAacattctaagcaaaggaccAAACCAGTATAACAATATTCAAATCTACAAATCGCAAAATGTCCACATCGGTGACGTTACTCACATAAATGGACCTGTTTACATAAATCACCTAACGCcaacaataaatcaaaatattgtaataaacACCAACACTAACAACGACG aAGATTATCCCATTGTGGCACGTCGAACCTGGCTGGCGCAGCCCCCTTTGGATCCCGACGATGtcaaattcttcaaaaaaccGCCGAAGTTTGTGATAATTTGCCATTCGGCAAGCGAAGAAGCCTACACACAAACGGATAACAACCTCCTTGTCCGTCTAATTCAACAATTTCACGTCGAAAGCCGCAAATGGAACGACATTTCGTACAATTTTCTTGTTGGAGCCGAAGGAAGCGTTTATGAGGGACGCGGCTGGAAAACCGTCGGTGCTCACACGCAAGGGTACAACTCTGTGTCCATCGGCATTTGCTTCATTGGCTGTTATATCCAAAACCTGCCACCGTCTGTAGCGTTGCGTAAGGCCAAGGAGTTGATTCGGTATGGAGTCAAGATTGGGGCCATTTCGGAAGATTACACCCTTTTGGGACACTGCCAGTGCAGAAGTACCGAAAGCCCCGGCCGTCGCTTGTTTGAAGAAATCAAGAGTTGGGAACGGTGGGACGGCAAGATAAGTTTGGAAAACCCATCTCCGTTGATTGAGTGa